The genomic window AAGACTTGCATAACTGTGATCAATATCACTCAAAACACACTCTCCCTCCCCGTTATCGTCTATTTGAATTTCGCGGATACTTAAATCACAATACAGCGTAAGCGTTTCAAATGTTTTATTCTCGACCTTAAATTTGATAACAACATCATCCTCTTCGTATTTACTACAAGACGATAGCATTACAGCAACTAGAAGGGACGCACACGATATAATATTTTTTATCTTCATATTTTTTAATTATTATAAATCCTGTTCAATTCCATATCTAACCAACCGCCTCTTAAATCAACATGGGTTATAATTCCCTTTTTATCGACTAAAAAAGTAGAAGGCACATAAGTTACACCATACGTTTCAACAATTGAGTTATCTCCTTTTCTATTCCTTAACTGCACCCAACTCATATCTTCTTCGCGTACTGCTTTTTGCCATGATTTAATATTTTTGTCAATAGAAACACTTACAATATTAAAACCACGGGGGTGATATTTTTCATAAGCCCGCTTAACAGAAGGAATATCCCCCCTACAAGGACCACACCAGGATGCCCAAAACTCAATTAGCGTATGTGTGCCATCTTTAATATAATCCTTTAAATTACATTGATTTAACGCTATGTCATCAACAATAGCGTCTCGAAATAATTCTCCCACATACACTTTCCTGGCCTCAAGCAGTGATTTTGTAAAAACGCCGGCTTCCGAATTTCTTAACTTTACGGATAGTGTATTAAACAGTTCTAAAGTTTCCTTACGCGAAACATTACCTGCTCGTGTAATCATATCTTGAACTATTTTTAAGGAAACCGGAGATTCGGGATGATTATTAATAAATTGTACCCGATGATCGTGCTTTTTTTTCCGGAACAAGGCGACTTCTTTTGCATATTTATATGCCAGGTCCAGATCATTTTCTTTATAATAGGCATCTGAATATTTCTGAAACACTTCCTTATCATAGAGTTGCTCATTTTCCTTGATATATTCAGCGTATTGGTCGCTAATTGAAGAACCGATAACAGAGAAGCTTGGTCGCTTATCAAACTTATCGCACCTTACATTAACTTCTGTACTGTCTACAAAAAAAGAAGAGCTTACAATAAAGTTTCGATTATTTTTATCATTTGGATTTAAGTATAACCTTAACTCACAAAACCTTGGGGTTTCGAAATTTCCTTTTATTTCAAATTTACCTTTTGAAATGACCGTGCTATCGATTAACCTTGAGGGTTCTACATCTTTTAAATAGAGATATACCTTTTTTCCATCCCAGGACTCTCTTACATCTCCGCTTATCGTGTATCCATCGTGGGCTTGCTTGCACCCCACAATAGCACACATAGTAATAATAATTATTAATAAAATACTGTTTTTCATATATAGACTACTTTGTATTATTCAACTAACTCAACATATATAACATCCACGATATTACCGAAATCCGAATGTTTTTCCTTCGGTTCAGTCGCACTAAAATCACCATCTGAGGCCATACCATCATAAATACTTAGTGTTCCTTCCGTAGTTCCAACTATCAGATCATAGGATCTGGTTAAATTGCTTGCTTGATAATATTGATGAAACTTTAAACTGGAGATTACTTCGCCTGCCGTGTCAAACTGGAACACTGAACTCAATGCGGAATTTGACAGATCCACTCTATACACCTTGTCTCCAACAGCGTAATACATGTAATTTTTGAGAGAACTAAAGGCAAAATGTGAGGCCGAACCAATATCCGTACAAGCTGAAAGATCGCCATAAAAGGCTTTGTTGCACGAATATATGCAATGTGAAGCCGCTTCTCCTGCATACATATCGCCCATTTGGAAACCATACAAATAGTAATTTGCACCTGATGTAAGAATAGCATAGGTCATTCCATCATAACTACCGGCAGGGTCATATTTCGTATTTTCAATATATTTAAAATCATATCCCATCGGTAATTCAAAAGCATCTCCTGTCACCAATCCAAACATTTCATAGTTTTCCAAACCTAAATCCATCCCACTTGAAGTGAGCATGGGAGCAATATATTGATTATAAGAAATGAATTTCTTTTGATCATCATCATACAGCAGAAACAAGGGAGCCAGAATATATTCAGCACCAATATTAGCGCCTATTCCATCGGCAATATTATAGTCTTTATTTATAGTTTGACCAAACAAACCATCTCCGGTAATAAAATCACAGAAATAAGCTTTCGAATCAGAAATAAACATTTTACTTGTTCCCCCGTAAACAATGCCCGTAGGTAATACCTTTTTACCATTTCCCATCTCATAACTCATATCATATTCAGGTTTCCACTCAATATCATTCCTTCCGAGCTTCGTTGCTGCATTATCGGCAAACAAATAAAAAGGGCTATTATGGTCTGTTAACATGTTAGGTAAAACTTGTAATTTGCGCGGACCAGTAATCACACCCAAGTCATACGGACTCAATATATCAAAATACGTCTGGTCCGTTACTTTAGAGTGTATATCGAGTCGTGCATTTCCATTATCATCACATAACACTAACCAACCTTCGGAGGTAATCGATTTAACACGCAATTCAACTACTTTTCGCGAAAACACCTCAGCTTCCTTTTCCCTAACCGTATAGACGAGGGAATACAAAGCCGGGGGGAGCTTCACTGAATAATTCAAATTCTTCTCTTCCCCTATTATAGTTGTTTGCATGTCTCCATCTCTGCGTATCGCCTTCCACTCAAACAGATAGTTAGACTCATTTATATCGCCTAACTCCGGCTCAATCACTAAATCACTAAACGACAAAGCCGTTATTTCTGATTCTATATTATTAAACTCAATTTCTTTGAGATCGATATAATCGTAATTGCCCAGATCCTCAGTACAGGAGGCAAGCAGCAGCAAGAGGAAAAATATAGATCCAAACTTATTATATTTTGCTTTTTTCATGCGTTTATATTTTTTCAATGGTTGCATGGAACTGGCCAGTTATAATCATTCTCGTGTGCTTCAGCTACACGCATCTGTGAGAAGCATTCTCATGGCTCGTTTCCTAACTATTTTAATAATTAAAACTCTAAGGGATTTCCATCTTTATCTAAAATCTCTTCATCAAAGGGCATTCCGTACCACATTTTCATCGATTCATCCATCACATACTTATTCATTTCACTACGGATATAGCTGAATTTTGCCCAGGTAACCTTTTTCGGGTCATTAAAATCAGATCGCGGAATATCCAATACTCTGGA from Saccharicrinis carchari includes these protein-coding regions:
- a CDS encoding TlpA disulfide reductase family protein, giving the protein MKNSILLIIIITMCAIVGCKQAHDGYTISGDVRESWDGKKVYLYLKDVEPSRLIDSTVISKGKFEIKGNFETPRFCELRLYLNPNDKNNRNFIVSSSFFVDSTEVNVRCDKFDKRPSFSVIGSSISDQYAEYIKENEQLYDKEVFQKYSDAYYKENDLDLAYKYAKEVALFRKKKHDHRVQFINNHPESPVSLKIVQDMITRAGNVSRKETLELFNTLSVKLRNSEAGVFTKSLLEARKVYVGELFRDAIVDDIALNQCNLKDYIKDGTHTLIEFWASWCGPCRGDIPSVKRAYEKYHPRGFNIVSVSIDKNIKSWQKAVREEDMSWVQLRNRKGDNSIVETYGVTYVPSTFLVDKKGIITHVDLRGGWLDMELNRIYNN
- a CDS encoding PKD-like family lipoprotein, with product MKKAKYNKFGSIFFLLLLLASCTEDLGNYDYIDLKEIEFNNIESEITALSFSDLVIEPELGDINESNYLFEWKAIRRDGDMQTTIIGEEKNLNYSVKLPPALYSLVYTVREKEAEVFSRKVVELRVKSITSEGWLVLCDDNGNARLDIHSKVTDQTYFDILSPYDLGVITGPRKLQVLPNMLTDHNSPFYLFADNAATKLGRNDIEWKPEYDMSYEMGNGKKVLPTGIVYGGTSKMFISDSKAYFCDFITGDGLFGQTINKDYNIADGIGANIGAEYILAPLFLLYDDDQKKFISYNQYIAPMLTSSGMDLGLENYEMFGLVTGDAFELPMGYDFKYIENTKYDPAGSYDGMTYAILTSGANYYLYGFQMGDMYAGEAASHCIYSCNKAFYGDLSACTDIGSASHFAFSSLKNYMYYAVGDKVYRVDLSNSALSSVFQFDTAGEVISSLKFHQYYQASNLTRSYDLIVGTTEGTLSIYDGMASDGDFSATEPKEKHSDFGNIVDVIYVELVE